A genomic region of Streptosporangium lutulentum contains the following coding sequences:
- a CDS encoding helix-turn-helix domain-containing protein produces MARTGVLASATRVEADSGDRKLLAHLEATAATTKALLVLRGPDGTDIELPQSLVSLLVAAAHDLAKGNAVLALPVETRLTPNEAAELLGLSRPFVARLLDEGEIPAQYLPDSRHRLVRLADVLEFQARREHRAEGRRRIMDVVEEADLPY; encoded by the coding sequence ATGGCCCGTACCGGCGTTCTGGCCAGTGCGACACGTGTCGAGGCAGATAGCGGTGACCGTAAGCTGCTTGCCCACCTGGAGGCGACTGCGGCCACCACGAAGGCGTTGCTGGTGCTGCGAGGACCCGACGGTACTGACATCGAGCTGCCCCAGTCGCTGGTGAGCCTCCTGGTGGCGGCAGCGCACGACCTCGCGAAGGGCAACGCCGTTCTGGCCCTGCCGGTGGAGACTCGACTGACTCCGAACGAGGCCGCTGAGCTACTGGGGCTGTCGCGTCCCTTCGTCGCACGTCTGCTCGACGAGGGCGAGATCCCCGCTCAGTATTTGCCGGACAGCCGTCATCGCCTGGTGCGCCTCGCGGATGTCCTGGAGTTCCAGGCTCGTCGCGAACACCGCGCGGAAGGCCGTCGCAGGATCATGGATGTCGTCGAAGAAGCGGATCTGCCCTACTGA
- a CDS encoding proline dehydrogenase family protein, with the protein MLGSLLLAGSRLPLVRRTVSGVPLTRKVVDRFVAGETAKDAVGAVRRLTGTGLSVTIDHLGEETKDAGAAAQTARAYVTLLDALRELDLGDRAEVSVKLSAVGQALGADGDKIALENARQIGEAARSAGATMTLDMEDHTTVDSTLGILGALREDFPSTGVAIQACLFRSEADCHDLSHDASRVRLVKGAYAEPSSVAHQNKNEVDKAYVRCLRILMAGKGYPMVGTHDDRLISITETLADRFGRSVGDYEYQMLYGIRTDKQQALTGAGHTVRVYIPYGDDWYGYFMRRLAERPANIAFFLRALGGK; encoded by the coding sequence ATGCTCGGTTCCCTTCTTCTCGCCGGATCTCGGTTGCCGCTGGTCCGGCGCACCGTGTCCGGCGTCCCGCTGACACGCAAGGTCGTCGACCGCTTCGTCGCGGGAGAGACGGCCAAGGACGCGGTCGGAGCCGTCCGCCGTCTGACCGGCACCGGTCTCTCCGTCACCATCGACCATCTGGGCGAGGAGACGAAGGACGCCGGGGCCGCCGCGCAGACGGCCAGGGCCTACGTCACGCTGCTCGACGCGCTGCGCGAGCTGGATCTCGGCGACCGCGCCGAGGTGTCGGTGAAGCTCTCGGCGGTCGGCCAGGCGCTCGGGGCGGACGGCGACAAGATCGCCCTGGAGAACGCCCGCCAGATCGGCGAGGCCGCCCGTTCCGCCGGGGCGACCATGACCCTCGACATGGAGGACCACACCACGGTCGACTCCACGCTGGGCATCCTGGGGGCGCTGCGCGAGGACTTCCCCTCCACCGGCGTCGCCATCCAGGCCTGCCTGTTCCGCAGCGAGGCCGACTGCCACGACCTGTCGCACGACGCCTCCCGGGTCCGCCTGGTCAAGGGCGCCTACGCCGAACCCTCGTCGGTGGCCCACCAGAACAAGAACGAGGTCGACAAGGCCTACGTCCGCTGCCTGCGCATCCTCATGGCGGGCAAGGGCTACCCCATGGTGGGAACGCACGACGACCGGCTGATCTCGATCACCGAGACCCTCGCCGACCGCTTCGGCCGCTCCGTGGGCGACTACGAGTACCAGATGCTCTACGGCATCCGCACCGACAAGCAGCAGGCCCTGACGGGCGCCGGTCACACGGTGCGCGTCTACATCCCCTACGGCGACGACTGGTACGGCTACTTCATGCGCCGCCTCGCCGAGCGTCCGGCGAACATCGCCTTCTTTCTTCGTGCCCTTGGAGGCAAGTGA
- a CDS encoding glycosyltransferase — MNIAFVSSEALSSSQDQSDLAAQRAHLLSIARELGRDHKVTIYTRRNSDTGKARVRVSQGVTLEHLSAGPAQDLPEDGMLPYLSDLGEQLMRRWGQDRPDVIHAHSWTGGLAAIAGANGLDVPFTQTFSNESPHDAKKVRLQRAIGLRASAVIAGCGDEESSLIRLGVPRRNISVIPCGVDIERFRRQGPAAARGTRPRLLHVGPLTQDKGVHTAIRALEGIPDAELLIAGGPASANLSHDADAHRIMLLAKEIGVDDRVTLLGHVPHASVAKLMRSADVVLSLPREAPAGVVALEAMACGVPIIASAVGAHLDSIVDGVTGLLIPADRPAQASRLTRELLADPTRRTALGFAGADRARSRYSWERISQELVQVYENALATAVQH; from the coding sequence GTGAACATTGCATTCGTTTCTTCCGAGGCTCTCTCCTCCTCGCAGGACCAGTCCGACCTCGCCGCGCAGCGTGCCCACCTTCTGTCCATCGCCCGTGAGCTGGGCCGGGACCACAAGGTGACCATCTACACCCGCAGAAACTCCGACACGGGCAAGGCCCGGGTTCGTGTGTCCCAGGGGGTCACGCTGGAGCACCTGTCCGCCGGACCCGCCCAGGACCTGCCCGAGGACGGCATGCTGCCCTACCTGTCCGACCTCGGTGAGCAGCTCATGCGCCGCTGGGGGCAGGACCGCCCCGACGTCATCCACGCGCACTCCTGGACCGGTGGCCTGGCTGCCATCGCCGGCGCCAACGGCCTCGACGTGCCGTTCACCCAGACCTTCAGCAACGAAAGCCCTCACGACGCCAAGAAGGTTCGGCTGCAGCGCGCGATCGGCCTCCGGGCCAGCGCGGTCATCGCCGGGTGCGGGGACGAGGAGTCCTCCCTGATCCGGCTGGGCGTGCCGCGCCGTAACATCTCCGTGATCCCCTGCGGCGTCGACATCGAGCGCTTCCGGCGCCAGGGACCGGCCGCGGCGCGCGGCACCCGGCCCCGGCTGCTGCACGTGGGGCCGCTGACCCAGGACAAGGGCGTCCACACCGCGATTCGGGCGCTTGAGGGCATTCCCGACGCCGAACTGCTCATCGCCGGTGGTCCCGCCTCCGCGAACCTGTCGCACGACGCCGACGCGCACCGCATCATGCTGCTGGCCAAGGAGATCGGCGTGGATGACCGGGTGACCCTGCTCGGGCACGTCCCGCACGCTTCGGTGGCCAAGCTGATGCGCAGCGCCGACGTGGTCCTCTCGCTGCCGCGCGAGGCCCCCGCCGGTGTCGTCGCCCTGGAGGCCATGGCCTGCGGTGTGCCGATCATCGCCTCGGCGGTGGGCGCCCACCTCGACTCCATCGTGGACGGGGTGACCGGTCTGCTGATCCCGGCCGACCGCCCGGCGCAGGCCTCCCGCCTCACCCGCGAACTGCTCGCCGACCCGACCCGGCGCACCGCCCTCGGTTTCGCCGGCGCCGACCGCGCCCGCTCCCGCTACTCGTGGGAGCGGATCAGCCAGGAGCTCGTCCAGGTCTACGAGAACGCCCTCGCCACCGCGGTCCAGCACTGA
- a CDS encoding STAS domain-containing protein, producing MTVSENGERSAALTLTSARVGGINVIRVNGLLDATTRDQFADYLAAETGEHGPDMALDLGGVTFMDSRALGLIVHHWQLSTNADARFALIGVEYAKTKVMWITGLAQRLPLYDTIDDALAAFG from the coding sequence GTGACGGTGTCGGAGAACGGCGAGAGGTCGGCAGCCCTGACTCTGACGTCGGCGCGGGTCGGCGGGATCAACGTGATCCGGGTGAACGGCCTGCTGGACGCGACGACCAGGGATCAGTTCGCCGACTATCTGGCGGCGGAGACAGGCGAGCACGGCCCGGACATGGCCCTGGATCTGGGCGGAGTGACCTTCATGGACTCCCGCGCGCTGGGGCTCATCGTCCATCACTGGCAGCTCAGCACCAACGCCGACGCCAGGTTCGCCCTCATCGGGGTGGAGTACGCCAAGACCAAGGTGATGTGGATCACCGGCCTGGCCCAGCGTCTGCCCCTCTACGACACGATCGACGACGCCCTCGCCGCCTTCGGCTGA
- a CDS encoding PucR family transcriptional regulator, protein MLQETVDEIAARLGASATLEDRSFQLLAYAAQSGDIDMVRQESILRRRATAEVRAYFEGYGIATARGPVWIPADADLGVLARVCVPLRHHEVTYGYLWLLDDGTLGADALASVSDLVARVAAVLAQEVHRRQDLGRNLRELFSTDAEERSWALSELDVRGPVAAIAVRSSPDRVAALWTLPRGVLADSALTTQDQSLVALLVPAGQAWELACRIQAMYGTAAGVGDARPGPAQAWRSWREAVQALRAADRVPTLAPVATWSDLGVYRMLVRLPEAELRELAGEIGALAEDPELARTVEGYLDRAGHVQETAAALGMHRQTLYYRLGKAERLIGRDLADGEDRLLIHLGLKAARLL, encoded by the coding sequence GTGTTGCAGGAGACCGTCGACGAGATCGCCGCCAGGCTCGGTGCCTCCGCCACCCTGGAAGACCGCTCGTTCCAGCTCCTGGCCTACGCCGCGCAGAGCGGCGACATCGACATGGTGCGGCAGGAGTCCATCCTCCGCCGCCGCGCGACGGCGGAGGTGCGGGCCTACTTCGAGGGGTACGGCATCGCGACCGCCCGAGGTCCCGTGTGGATCCCCGCCGACGCCGACCTCGGGGTGCTCGCCCGGGTGTGCGTGCCGCTGCGGCACCACGAGGTGACCTACGGCTACCTGTGGCTGCTGGACGACGGCACGCTCGGCGCGGACGCGCTCGCCTCCGTGTCCGACCTGGTCGCCCGGGTGGCCGCGGTCCTCGCGCAGGAGGTCCACCGCCGCCAGGACCTGGGCAGGAACCTCAGGGAGCTGTTCTCGACCGACGCCGAGGAGCGCTCCTGGGCCCTGTCGGAGCTGGACGTGCGAGGCCCGGTGGCGGCGATCGCCGTCCGGAGCTCGCCGGACCGGGTCGCCGCCCTCTGGACGCTCCCGCGCGGCGTGCTCGCCGACTCCGCGCTAACCACCCAGGACCAGTCGCTGGTCGCGCTGCTGGTCCCGGCAGGCCAGGCATGGGAGCTGGCCTGCCGGATCCAGGCCATGTACGGCACGGCCGCCGGGGTCGGCGACGCCCGTCCCGGGCCCGCGCAGGCCTGGAGGAGCTGGCGGGAGGCCGTGCAGGCGCTCAGGGCGGCTGACCGGGTGCCCACGCTCGCGCCCGTCGCCACCTGGTCCGACCTCGGCGTCTACCGGATGCTCGTCCGGCTTCCCGAGGCGGAGCTGCGGGAGCTGGCGGGGGAGATCGGCGCGCTGGCGGAGGATCCGGAGCTCGCCAGGACCGTGGAGGGCTACCTCGACCGAGCGGGCCACGTTCAGGAGACCGCGGCCGCGCTCGGGATGCACCGCCAGACGCTCTACTACCGGCTGGGCAAGGCCGAACGGCTCATCGGCCGCGATCTCGCCGACGGTGAGGACCGGCTGCTGATCCACCTCGGCCTGAAGGCGGCCCGCCTGCTGTGA
- the pruA gene encoding L-glutamate gamma-semialdehyde dehydrogenase — protein MDANFIVPSPINEPVLGYAPGSAERTALENRVKELAGAQLDLTMTIGGEQRMGGGASIDVVQPHNHASVLGRTADATADDVRAAIDAALKAAPAWRALSFDERAAIFLRAADLLSGSYRQTLNGATILGQSKSAQQAEIDAACELIDFLRFNVDYARRLYDNQPVSSPGVWNRMEYRPLEGFVLAITPFNFTAIAGNLPSSAALMGNVVVWKPSPTQQFAAHFTMRLLEEAGLPAGVINMVTGNGSAVSEVAMTHPELAGVHFTGSTATFQHLWSTVGANIGSYKSYPRLVGETGGKDFVLAHPSADPAALITALVRGAFEYQGQKCSAASRAYVPRSIWSLIRDELVGTAESLTVGDVAADLSTFMGAVIDDRAFAKHKAAIDRARSLDSINMLTGSYDDSVGYFVKPTILESADPTDEIFAKEYFGPILGVHVYDDADFDTVMNQMESVSPYALTGSIIARDRGAIASASERLRFAAGNFYINDKPTGAVVGQQPFGGARASGTNDKAGSIFNLIRWVNARTIKETFVPATDHRYPHMG, from the coding sequence ATGGATGCCAACTTCATCGTTCCCAGCCCGATCAACGAGCCGGTGCTCGGCTACGCGCCCGGCAGCGCGGAGCGCACCGCGCTCGAGAACCGCGTCAAGGAACTGGCCGGCGCCCAGCTCGACCTGACCATGACGATCGGCGGCGAGCAGCGGATGGGCGGCGGCGCCTCGATCGACGTCGTCCAGCCGCACAACCACGCCTCCGTGCTCGGCCGTACGGCTGACGCCACCGCCGACGACGTGCGGGCCGCGATCGACGCGGCGTTGAAGGCCGCGCCCGCGTGGCGCGCGCTGTCGTTCGACGAGCGAGCCGCGATCTTCCTGCGGGCGGCCGACCTGCTGTCCGGGTCGTACCGGCAGACACTGAACGGCGCCACGATCCTGGGCCAGTCCAAGTCCGCGCAGCAGGCGGAGATCGACGCCGCCTGCGAGCTGATCGACTTCCTGCGTTTCAACGTGGACTACGCGCGCCGGCTCTACGACAACCAGCCGGTGTCCTCGCCCGGCGTGTGGAACCGGATGGAGTACCGGCCGCTGGAGGGCTTCGTCCTGGCGATCACGCCGTTCAACTTCACCGCCATCGCCGGAAACCTGCCGTCGTCGGCGGCCCTGATGGGCAACGTCGTCGTCTGGAAGCCCTCCCCCACCCAGCAGTTCGCCGCGCACTTCACCATGCGCCTGCTGGAGGAGGCGGGGCTCCCCGCGGGCGTCATCAACATGGTGACCGGCAACGGCTCGGCCGTCTCCGAGGTCGCGATGACCCACCCGGAGCTGGCGGGCGTCCACTTCACGGGTTCCACCGCGACCTTCCAGCACCTGTGGTCGACGGTCGGCGCGAACATCGGCTCGTACAAGTCCTACCCGCGCCTGGTCGGCGAGACCGGCGGCAAGGACTTCGTGCTGGCCCACCCCTCGGCCGATCCGGCGGCGCTGATCACCGCGCTGGTCCGGGGCGCGTTCGAGTACCAGGGGCAGAAGTGCTCGGCCGCCTCCCGCGCCTATGTGCCGCGCTCGATCTGGTCGCTGATCCGTGACGAGCTCGTCGGCACCGCCGAGTCGCTGACCGTCGGCGACGTGGCGGCGGACCTGTCCACCTTCATGGGCGCGGTCATCGACGACCGGGCGTTCGCCAAGCACAAGGCGGCGATCGACCGGGCCCGCTCGCTCGACTCGATCAACATGCTGACCGGCTCCTACGACGACTCCGTCGGCTACTTCGTGAAGCCGACCATCCTGGAGTCGGCCGACCCGACGGACGAGATCTTCGCCAAGGAGTACTTCGGGCCGATCCTCGGCGTGCACGTCTACGACGACGCGGACTTCGACACGGTGATGAACCAGATGGAGAGCGTCTCGCCGTACGCGCTGACCGGCTCGATCATCGCCCGGGACCGCGGCGCGATCGCCTCGGCGTCGGAGCGGCTGCGCTTCGCGGCGGGCAACTTCTACATCAACGACAAGCCGACCGGCGCGGTCGTCGGCCAGCAGCCCTTCGGCGGCGCCCGCGCCTCGGGCACCAACGACAAGGCCGGTTCGATCTTCAACCTGATCCGCTGGGTGAACGCCCGGACGATCAAGGAGACGTTCGTCCCGGCGACCGACCACCGCTACCCGCACATGGGCTGA
- a CDS encoding SigB/SigF/SigG family RNA polymerase sigma factor, with protein MSVQALEITDMTAEDLLAEMVLPEISEYRAERLRERIVEMHRPLAMEIARRYRYRGEPLEDLLQAAYVGLMKAINGFDPTLGHAFRGYAVVTMTGEVKRHFRDRTWAIRVPRVYQERRAELNRLVADLSQDLGRAPTVAELAVKMNITEEDVLLTLDASAAYSALSLDAPLGADDDAAALGDVIPDEDDALGVLVDREAVKPLIDKLPTREKNILLLRFFGNLTQAEIAAEFGISQMHVSRILRKVLDQLREELVAEC; from the coding sequence ATGTCTGTTCAGGCACTCGAAATCACCGACATGACCGCCGAGGACCTCCTCGCCGAGATGGTTCTGCCTGAGATCTCCGAATACCGCGCCGAGCGCCTGCGTGAGCGCATCGTCGAGATGCACCGCCCCCTCGCCATGGAGATCGCCCGCCGCTATCGCTACCGTGGCGAGCCGCTGGAGGACCTCCTCCAGGCCGCCTACGTCGGACTCATGAAAGCCATCAACGGCTTCGACCCGACCCTGGGGCACGCCTTCCGCGGTTACGCCGTGGTCACCATGACCGGCGAGGTCAAGCGGCACTTCCGCGACCGTACCTGGGCCATTCGCGTCCCCCGCGTCTACCAGGAGCGCAGGGCCGAGCTGAACCGGCTGGTCGCCGACCTCAGCCAGGATCTCGGCCGCGCCCCGACGGTCGCCGAACTCGCCGTGAAGATGAACATCACCGAAGAGGACGTCCTGCTCACCCTCGACGCCTCGGCCGCCTACAGCGCCCTCTCGCTCGACGCCCCGCTCGGCGCCGACGACGACGCGGCGGCACTGGGCGACGTCATCCCCGACGAGGACGACGCGCTGGGCGTGCTCGTGGACCGTGAGGCGGTCAAGCCGCTGATCGACAAGCTGCCGACCCGGGAGAAGAACATCCTCCTCCTGCGCTTCTTCGGCAACCTGACCCAGGCCGAGATCGCGGCGGAGTTCGGTATCTCCCAGATGCACGTCTCTCGTATCCTGCGGAAGGTGCTCGACCAGCTTCGCGAGGAACTGGTCGCCGAATGCTGA
- a CDS encoding TIGR03620 family F420-dependent LLM class oxidoreductase, whose protein sequence is MNGHGPDLGRIGIWAGDLDGYPAAVLREAAAAIEDAGYGTLWFPETAGREAMAQAGILLAATRRIVVAAGAADIYARDAVSTAAAQRTLDEAFPGRFLLGLWESHPSLAEDVRGHRFGPRLETMRGYLDMMDAAPFGPPESPVTPRRVLAALGPDLLALARERAWGAHPLGMPVEHTRTARALLGPDALLAVTQLVVLDPDRSATADLARSYAAALLPNRRVLLQDLGFGDVDSLDSLDDRLVDALVSRGPADAVAHRVEEHLDAGADHVSLFVITATPRTPPLRQWRELAERLLT, encoded by the coding sequence GTGAACGGCCATGGACCCGATCTCGGGCGCATCGGGATCTGGGCGGGAGACCTCGACGGCTATCCCGCGGCCGTCCTCCGCGAGGCGGCGGCGGCGATCGAGGACGCCGGGTACGGGACACTCTGGTTCCCCGAGACGGCAGGGCGGGAGGCCATGGCACAGGCCGGGATCCTGCTGGCGGCCACCCGGCGGATCGTGGTGGCCGCCGGTGCCGCCGACATCTACGCGCGCGACGCGGTGAGCACCGCGGCCGCGCAACGCACCCTCGACGAGGCGTTCCCCGGGCGCTTCCTGCTCGGGCTCTGGGAGAGTCACCCCAGTCTCGCCGAAGACGTCCGCGGCCACCGCTTCGGCCCTCGGCTGGAGACCATGCGCGGCTACCTCGACATGATGGACGCCGCCCCGTTCGGACCGCCCGAGTCGCCGGTCACCCCGCGCCGGGTGCTCGCCGCGCTGGGCCCGGATCTGCTCGCCCTCGCCCGCGAGCGGGCCTGGGGGGCGCACCCGCTGGGCATGCCGGTCGAGCACACCAGGACCGCCAGGGCCCTGCTCGGCCCGGACGCGCTGCTGGCCGTCACCCAGCTCGTCGTCCTGGACCCGGACCGCTCCGCCACCGCGGATCTGGCCCGCTCCTACGCCGCCGCGCTCCTCCCCAACCGCCGTGTGCTGCTGCAGGACCTGGGGTTCGGGGACGTCGACTCCCTCGACTCCCTCGACGACCGGCTTGTCGACGCGCTGGTGAGTCGCGGGCCCGCCGACGCCGTCGCGCACCGCGTCGAGGAGCATCTGGATGCCGGGGCCGACCACGTGAGTCTCTTCGTCATCACGGCCACACCACGGACCCCGCCCCTGCGTCAGTGGCGTGAACTCGCCGAACGGCTTCTGACCTGA
- a CDS encoding PIN domain-containing protein gives MARVFVDTNVLFPFSLMDLMLALTEDAVHTVIWSDHLLEEWERVIVREQHRSAAAAARISAAIREFFADTRVPEDDYKHLLDRLVGPDLDDRHHMAAAIAGRAQTLVTWNLADFPAATLSPYEVTVTDPDTYLCSLLAQSPHEVVAALVRMAAGKRRPPMTGVEITHALERAGVPVFARRARNRLPAVPEGL, from the coding sequence ATGGCGCGGGTCTTCGTTGACACCAACGTGCTGTTCCCGTTCTCGCTGATGGACCTGATGCTCGCTCTGACCGAGGACGCGGTGCACACCGTGATCTGGAGCGATCATCTGCTGGAGGAGTGGGAGCGCGTCATCGTGCGCGAGCAGCACCGCTCTGCGGCGGCGGCGGCCCGCATCAGCGCGGCAATTCGGGAGTTCTTCGCCGACACTCGGGTGCCTGAGGACGACTACAAGCACCTGCTGGACCGGTTGGTCGGTCCTGACCTCGACGATCGTCACCACATGGCGGCCGCCATTGCCGGCCGAGCCCAGACCTTGGTCACCTGGAATCTCGCCGACTTCCCTGCCGCGACCTTGAGCCCCTATGAGGTGACCGTCACCGATCCTGACACCTATCTGTGCTCGCTGCTGGCGCAGAGCCCTCACGAGGTGGTCGCGGCCCTGGTCAGGATGGCGGCGGGCAAGCGGCGTCCGCCCATGACCGGAGTGGAGATCACCCATGCGCTGGAGCGCGCCGGGGTGCCCGTGTTCGCCCGGAGGGCGCGCAACCGCCTGCCCGCCGTACCCGAAGGGCTTTGA
- a CDS encoding GAF and ANTAR domain-containing protein — protein sequence MDMVTPVLARDLAALGRVSEETSSESVLRGLTVTLAGGVPGCAGGSAELWREERMVVSASHSELIMLVNSEGELGEGPSAEARVTGRHVIVQDVLHEPRWPGYVGMAVRCGIRSVLAIPITVERAVLVLGLYGVRPGVFAARSVAPLADMLAEQVNVALANLWDYDEVRTDAAQMQEALAGRAIIDQAKGIIMKSSGCSAEAAFDELRRISQHHQVKVADLARLLVDEHQRNQGAKKEA from the coding sequence ATGGATATGGTCACTCCCGTTCTTGCCCGTGATCTCGCGGCCCTTGGCAGGGTCAGCGAGGAAACCTCGAGCGAGAGCGTGCTGCGCGGGCTCACCGTCACGCTTGCGGGCGGTGTACCCGGTTGTGCCGGTGGTTCCGCCGAGCTCTGGCGCGAGGAGCGGATGGTCGTCTCAGCCTCGCACAGCGAACTCATCATGCTCGTCAACAGTGAGGGTGAACTCGGCGAAGGCCCGTCGGCCGAGGCCCGCGTCACCGGCCGCCACGTGATCGTCCAGGATGTGCTCCACGAGCCCCGCTGGCCAGGCTACGTCGGCATGGCGGTCCGCTGCGGCATCCGCTCGGTCCTGGCCATTCCGATCACCGTCGAGCGGGCCGTCCTGGTCCTGGGCCTGTACGGCGTGCGACCCGGCGTCTTCGCGGCCAGGAGCGTCGCCCCACTGGCCGACATGCTGGCCGAGCAGGTGAACGTGGCGCTGGCCAACCTGTGGGACTACGACGAGGTCCGCACCGACGCGGCCCAGATGCAGGAGGCACTGGCCGGCCGGGCGATCATCGACCAGGCCAAGGGCATCATCATGAAGTCCAGCGGATGCTCGGCCGAGGCGGCCTTCGACGAGTTGCGCAGGATCTCCCAGCATCACCAGGTGAAGGTGGCCGACCTGGCCCGGCTGCTGGTCGACGAGCACCAGCGCAACCAGGGCGCGAAGAAAGAGGCCTGA
- a CDS encoding SpoIIE family protein phosphatase — MTDSIGLQSLEQALTALTTRVSSLREAKSAYPADPRSTLDAALAELDTARELLEASLRELRKAPKRSGERESGSQRELKLLRQVFRTFPVPVVVLDGSGVVRRISAETSQMLGSPAGYLIGRSFPLFVDVSRRAAFRSHLTAVQQGGQTATFQTRLAHQGRAHTVQLAITRLTMPGEPQEMIAIMILPLEAQVQGTSPGPVDRSDASLVLAAARRQELLSRMTRLLLDEESLRQPVTVTRAARLLAAESADWVIADVIRDDVPRRACALGPSDKPVTQLVRLIEGMNPLTAPAIAHVLTGGSGVVHEMLEEDTLLGEVPGGPPLLRVMGAASVLIVPIGGESDVLGALTLVRLRDREPFSLADLGVMEEIGIHLGLALRARRSFQTRSQAADALRTSVVPRSLPNIPGFEAAAIYHAGSSPVGAEFYDVFPVQDGWGFALGGAAGKGEEAASVSAMVRNGLRVLSVWESDPGETLRKLNQALIAQRNGMFVMAVAGFVRSRKIRLASAGHHPAALLQPDGGVRFTAGGGVPLGIAPEAEMFDEELTLTSGQTLVFYSDGLVASQNELGESYGESRLADVLARCVTQSPAAVVKTLEEDRHEFSGGRVWDEIVILALRVV, encoded by the coding sequence TTGACCGACAGCATTGGCCTTCAGTCCCTGGAACAAGCGCTGACCGCGCTCACCACCAGGGTCTCCTCCCTGCGCGAGGCCAAATCCGCCTACCCCGCAGACCCCCGATCCACACTTGACGCGGCGCTCGCCGAGCTTGACACCGCCCGCGAGCTGCTGGAGGCGTCCCTGCGCGAGTTGCGCAAGGCGCCGAAACGGTCCGGCGAGCGGGAGAGCGGGTCACAGCGGGAGCTCAAACTACTACGGCAGGTGTTCCGCACCTTCCCGGTTCCCGTCGTGGTGCTGGACGGTTCGGGGGTGGTCCGGCGGATCAGCGCTGAAACCTCCCAGATGCTGGGCAGCCCGGCGGGCTATCTGATCGGCCGTTCTTTCCCGCTGTTCGTCGACGTCTCCCGGCGGGCGGCGTTCCGCTCGCACCTGACAGCGGTCCAGCAGGGCGGCCAGACCGCGACGTTCCAGACCAGGCTGGCCCATCAGGGCCGCGCGCACACGGTCCAGCTGGCCATCACCCGGCTGACGATGCCGGGTGAGCCGCAGGAGATGATCGCGATCATGATCCTCCCGCTGGAGGCTCAGGTCCAGGGGACGTCCCCCGGACCGGTCGACCGGTCGGACGCCTCGCTGGTCCTCGCCGCCGCGCGGCGGCAGGAGCTGCTGTCCAGGATGACCCGCCTGCTGCTCGACGAGGAGAGCCTGCGCCAGCCGGTGACCGTCACCAGGGCCGCGCGACTGCTGGCCGCCGAGTCCGCCGACTGGGTGATCGCCGACGTGATCCGCGACGACGTGCCCAGGCGGGCCTGCGCGCTCGGCCCGAGCGACAAGCCGGTGACCCAGCTGGTCCGCCTGATCGAGGGAATGAACCCGCTGACCGCCCCGGCCATCGCCCACGTGCTGACCGGCGGTTCGGGCGTGGTGCACGAGATGCTGGAGGAGGACACGTTGCTCGGCGAGGTGCCCGGCGGGCCGCCGCTGCTGCGTGTCATGGGTGCGGCCTCGGTGCTGATCGTGCCGATCGGCGGCGAGAGCGACGTCCTGGGCGCCCTCACGCTGGTACGGCTGCGCGACCGCGAGCCGTTCTCCCTCGCCGACCTGGGCGTGATGGAGGAGATCGGCATCCATCTCGGGCTCGCCCTGCGCGCCCGGCGCAGCTTCCAGACCCGGTCCCAGGCCGCCGACGCGCTACGCACCAGCGTGGTGCCCCGGAGCCTGCCGAACATTCCCGGGTTCGAGGCGGCGGCGATCTACCACGCGGGCTCCAGCCCCGTCGGCGCCGAGTTCTACGACGTCTTCCCCGTCCAGGACGGCTGGGGCTTCGCCCTCGGGGGCGCCGCGGGCAAGGGCGAGGAGGCCGCGTCGGTCAGCGCCATGGTGCGCAACGGGCTGCGCGTGCTCAGCGTCTGGGAGTCCGATCCGGGTGAGACGCTGCGCAAGCTGAACCAGGCGCTGATCGCCCAGCGCAACGGCATGTTCGTGATGGCCGTGGCGGGCTTCGTACGGTCACGCAAGATCAGGCTGGCCAGTGCGGGACACCATCCCGCCGCGCTGCTGCAGCCCGACGGCGGGGTACGGTTCACCGCCGGGGGCGGCGTGCCGCTGGGCATCGCGCCCGAGGCCGAGATGTTCGACGAGGAGCTCACCCTGACCTCCGGCCAGACGCTGGTCTTCTACTCCGACGGGCTCGTGGCCTCGCAGAACGAGCTGGGCGAGTCATACGGTGAGAGCCGGTTGGCCGACGTGCTGGCGCGGTGTGTGACGCAGTCTCCGGCCGCGGTCGTCAAGACCCTGGAGGAGGACCGGCACGAGTTCTCCGGCGGACGGGTGTGGGACGAGATCGTGATACTCGCCCTCCGCGTCGTGTGA